The Blastocatellia bacterium genome includes a window with the following:
- a CDS encoding peptidyl-prolyl cis-trans isomerase, with the protein MLKFLSGRKRSRNLLLVFFVLVMTLSLVGLFSVAVSGGAAGLFGNKNGGSDTTIAKVGSYEVTLKEYKDALTGFSRQISQGQGRTGMQSLTTTYAQYGQQILDNLLREKLVQYEADRLNLSATDEEVEARLKQTFSPWPGPEQYRERLIQAGMTPAQFEAGLRASLSAEHLRSYITAAVQLSPQEVEDEYRRNNNRYSIRWADVSPDQLKDKVTFTDSDLRAFFDSHKDDFKITTEQRRARYIFVDSAKAGEAVQVSDDELKPDFDPERNLKAVRVSQIVLNVPKVEKPDPNKPASAQQTGDPEETVRKKAQELTDRAKAGEDFAKLARENSNDAASRAGGGDIGWVNKDAKRESDDPLNNAFNFKAGDVSQPIKKGDKYYILKVIERRMATFEEAKPGLLKEARMRKGYSEAVNIANQALQRLKETKDAQAVVTEINKQRGVEVAALRETPFFSRGDNLPELNGAFELQAAVFQLQNPGDVGESVNVQGGFAIPQYVEKRDPHDPTFEEVRAKVEQRYREDRAKQLAQDRARQIGQAKSPDEMKKIADSLGVKVDERPGIGESDSIGPLTTDESRAAIYKLNVGQVTAEPMKSDSDHYVVAAVVGRKDADMGEAFQKEKKSLEQRMLDEKRNVYFSTYLAELQQRLKTDGKIKVYQNRLDDAMEALATQPGAAPQPDMPPAMPQRPRRQPARLPGQ; encoded by the coding sequence ATGTTGAAGTTCCTCAGCGGGCGCAAGCGTTCGCGCAATCTGTTGTTGGTTTTTTTCGTCCTCGTCATGACGCTGTCGCTGGTCGGGTTATTCTCGGTCGCGGTTTCGGGCGGCGCTGCCGGCTTGTTCGGCAACAAGAACGGCGGCAGTGATACGACCATCGCCAAAGTCGGCAGCTACGAGGTGACGCTCAAAGAGTACAAGGACGCGCTCACCGGCTTCAGCCGGCAGATTTCGCAAGGCCAGGGGCGCACAGGCATGCAAAGCCTGACGACGACCTACGCGCAGTACGGTCAGCAGATTCTCGACAACCTGCTGCGCGAGAAGCTCGTCCAGTACGAAGCCGACCGCCTCAACCTCAGCGCCACCGACGAAGAAGTCGAAGCGCGGCTGAAGCAGACCTTCAGCCCGTGGCCCGGCCCCGAACAGTATCGCGAGCGCCTCATTCAAGCCGGCATGACGCCGGCGCAATTTGAAGCCGGGCTGCGCGCCAGCCTCTCTGCCGAGCACCTGCGCAGCTACATCACCGCCGCCGTGCAGTTGTCGCCGCAGGAGGTCGAAGACGAGTACCGCCGCAACAACAACCGCTACAGCATCCGCTGGGCCGATGTCAGTCCCGACCAGTTGAAGGACAAGGTGACTTTCACCGACAGCGACCTGCGCGCCTTCTTCGATTCGCACAAAGACGACTTCAAGATCACCACAGAGCAGCGCCGCGCCCGCTACATCTTCGTTGACTCGGCGAAGGCCGGCGAGGCCGTACAGGTCAGCGATGATGAGCTGAAGCCGGACTTCGACCCGGAGCGCAACCTCAAGGCGGTGCGCGTCAGCCAGATCGTCCTCAACGTGCCGAAGGTCGAGAAACCCGACCCCAACAAGCCGGCTTCGGCACAGCAGACCGGCGACCCCGAAGAGACCGTGCGCAAGAAGGCGCAGGAGCTGACCGACCGCGCCAAGGCCGGCGAAGACTTCGCCAAGCTGGCCCGCGAAAACAGCAACGATGCGGCATCCAGGGCCGGCGGCGGCGACATCGGCTGGGTCAACAAAGATGCCAAGCGCGAGAGCGATGACCCGCTCAACAACGCGTTCAACTTCAAAGCCGGCGATGTCAGCCAGCCGATCAAGAAGGGTGACAAATACTACATCCTGAAAGTCATCGAGCGCCGCATGGCGACGTTCGAAGAGGCGAAGCCGGGGCTGCTCAAAGAAGCCCGCATGCGCAAGGGCTACAGCGAAGCAGTCAATATCGCGAATCAGGCGCTGCAACGTTTGAAAGAGACCAAAGACGCGCAGGCGGTGGTCACCGAGATCAACAAGCAGCGCGGCGTTGAAGTTGCCGCCCTGCGCGAGACGCCCTTCTTTTCGCGCGGCGACAACTTGCCGGAGCTGAACGGTGCCTTTGAGCTTCAGGCCGCCGTCTTCCAGTTGCAGAATCCCGGCGATGTCGGCGAATCGGTCAACGTCCAGGGCGGCTTCGCCATCCCGCAGTATGTCGAGAAGCGCGACCCGCACGACCCGACATTTGAAGAGGTGCGGGCCAAAGTCGAGCAGCGTTACCGCGAAGACCGCGCCAAACAACTGGCGCAGGATCGCGCCCGCCAGATCGGCCAGGCCAAATCGCCCGACGAGATGAAGAAGATCGCCGACTCACTCGGCGTCAAAGTCGACGAGCGTCCGGGCATCGGCGAATCCGATTCCATCGGCCCGCTGACGACCGACGAGAGCCGCGCGGCCATCTATAAGCTCAACGTCGGCCAGGTGACCGCCGAGCCGATGAAGAGCGACAGTGACCACTATGTCGTGGCGGCCGTGGTCGGGCGCAAAGACGCAGACATGGGCGAAGCGTTTCAGAAAGAGAAGAAATCGCTGGAGCAGCGCATGCTCGACGAAAAGCGCAACGTCTACTTCTCGACCTATCTGGCCGAGCTTCAACAGCGGCTGAAAACCGACGGCAAGATCAAGGTCTATCAGAATCGCCTGGACGACGCGATGGAAGCCCTGGCGACGCAGCCGGGAGCGGCGCCGCAGCCGGATATGCCGCCGGCGATGCCGCAACGCCCGCGCCGCCAGCCGGCACGCTTGCCCGGCCAGTAA